The window GATGGTCAGGCCGATGATCAGATCGCTGATTCCCAGCCCCCGCGCGATCGTCACCGCTCCCCAGACAAGAATACGCGAACTGACGATCAGCGCCACCAGGCCGACCAGAAGCCAGAAGAGCGCCCGCCGGATCGGCATGGTGTAGACCGCCAGTTCCTGCGCCATCTCGCGGCCCAGGGCATCGGTCTTTTTCCGCAGCCCCTGCCAAATGGTCCAGGCCATCATGCCGCCGAAAACCCCCAGCAGCACCACGGCATCGGCCCGCGTGAGCTCCCCATCCCAAAGCTGCCATGCAGCTAGAGCGGTAATGACGGTGAGGATCGGCAGTTCCTTGCGCAGCACCTGCGAATGGACCGCGATGGGGCTGATCAGCGCGGTCAGGCCAAGAATCAGGGCGATGTTGGTAATGTTGGAGCCGTAAGCGTTTCCCAGGGCGATCCCGGGGTTGCCCTGAGAGGCGGCCAGCGCGGAAACCACCATTTCAGGTGCTGAGGTGCCGA of the Desulfobacteraceae bacterium genome contains:
- a CDS encoding calcium/sodium antiporter, whose translation is MITAVFAVVLGLALLVWSAGRFVEGSAAAAGHFGLPPLLIGMVIVGFGTSAPEMVVSALAASQGNPGIALGNAYGSNITNIALILGLTALISPIAVHSQVLRKELPILTVITALAAWQLWDGELTRADAVVLLGVFGGMMAWTIWQGLRKKTDALGREMAQELAVYTMPIRRALFWLLVGLVALIVSSRILVWGAVTIARGLGISDLIIGLTIVAVGTSLPELASSLIATRKGEHDIALGNVLGSNLFNTLAVVGIAGAIHPTTVAAEVFSRDILVMTGLTVSLFIIGYGFRGPGRINRLEGAALLACYVGYTAYLARTVFVQ